One stretch of Penaeus chinensis breed Huanghai No. 1 chromosome 27, ASM1920278v2, whole genome shotgun sequence DNA includes these proteins:
- the LOC125039477 gene encoding mismatch repair endonuclease PMS2-like isoform X1, whose amino-acid sequence MDELEGVDLIDNNGEAIPTTQAAKSIKAIDRTTVHKICSGQVVLTLGTAVKELVENSIDAGATSVEIRLREYGISMVEVIDNGKGVEEHDFEGLTLKHHTSKIQDFGDLVGVKTFGFRGEALSSLCALSDLTIATRHESQAVATKLVYDHNGKLITKTPCPRQVGTTVTLQNLFSTLPVRHKEFQRNIKKEFGKMVQVLNSYCLISTGVRISCTNQSDKGKKSVVLSTNGHPTIKENISSVFGAKQVSSLMEFKQETASDDILSEYGMQCSSEDVKGNTLFTLEGFISSCEHGQGRSASDRQFYFINSRPCDPAKVTKVVNEVYHQYNRYQYPCVVLNIRLKEDDVDINVTPDKRQILVNNEKLLLATIKTSMIRLYGNIPNSFKMQNTSLNNSFTSSQSNIPSRASPSAGSPSNSRISALSQKFGRKSEGSPLSNFSPSQPSTPLSAFGLKRSFSNSSCADESPSNKQPKLESFLAKCKSDPGKNPVTSLKSEEEDNAFLLDFTSLEKDEIVTNGDENKTESNDLVEEECKDMEGGRIVVKSEILGSDEEEIMPSENGDGTTENSIKTEDNQKETLLVQASELVNGDDGKSEGNEEMGNTQQSSDFANNNNENDSQKTDEIRIPQLSSSSSKNPGLKSGLSQFSRSPSVTSQSCKKAHSATDNFLNNLLAKKSQNKFVKEPSIPSTNGYRQNAVDVRKPEDEETFEDADFAEAWEDELYEDSAPGEEEKKQEVIVCEEYDPNDFIANRKSRTIEFNIEDIRKKLNISTDKENPGELVRKFRAKIAPGENTSAEDELRKEISKDMFAKMEILGQFNLGFIIARFGSDLFIIDQHATDEKYNFETLQATCTIQNQRLIVPQQLELTAANETVLLDNLEIFLKNGFEFKIDEEKPMGQRVSLISMPHSRGWEFGRDDIDELIFMLSDAPGVMCRPTRVRAMFASRACRKSIMIGTALTKAQMQKLVCHMGEIDQPWNCPHGRPTMRHLINLDMVSASR is encoded by the exons CTTTAAAACATCATACCTCGAAAATACAAGACTTCGGGGACTTGGTTGGAGTGAAAACCTTTGGGTTCCGAGGTGAAGCCCTGAGTTCCCTGTGTGCCCTTAGTGATCTCACAATTGCAACGCGGCATGAAAGTCAAGCAGTTGCCACTAAGCTTGTTTATGATCATAATGGCAAACTCATCACCAAAACTCCTTGCCCTAGACAG GTTGGAACAACTGTCACTCTGCAGAACCTGTTCTCAACCTTGCCAGTGAGACACAAGGAATTCCAGCGTAATATAAAGAAGGAGTTTGGCAAGATGGTACAGGTTCTGAATTCATACTGCCTTATATCTACTGGAGTCAG GATATCATGTACAAATCAGAGTGATAAGGGCAAGAAATCAGTTGTGCTCTCAACAAATGGACATCCAACTATAAAGGAGAACATCTCATCAGTATTTGGAGCTAAACAg GTTTCAAGCCTTATGGAATTCAAGCAGGAAACAGCATCAGATGACATTTTGTCTGAATATGGGATGCAGTGCTCTAGTGAAGATGTCAAAG GGAATACATTATTTACCCTGGAGGGATTCATTTCATCTTGTGAACATGGACAGGGACGTTCAGCCTCTGATCGCCAGTTCTATTTCATTAACTCTCGTCCATGTGATCCAGCAAAA GTCACCAAGGTAGTGAATGAGGTATATCATCAGTATAACCGCTACCAGTATCCTTGTGTTGTGCTCAACATTCGTTTGAAAGAGGATGACGTGGACATCAATGTGACTCCAGACAAGAGACAGATATTAGTCAATAATGAGAAGCTTTTACTTGCAACAATCAAG ACCTCAATGATTCGTCTCTATGGAAATATACCAAATTCTTTCAAAATGCAGAACACCTCTCTGAACAACTCTTTCACATCATCACAAAGTAATATCCCATCAAGAGCAAGCCCCAGTGCAGGGAGTCCTTCCAATAGTAGGATCTCAGCACTAAGCCAGAAGTTTGGTCGCAAATCTGAAGGATCTCCACTGTCAAACTTCTCCCCTTCGCAGCCTTCAACTCCACTTTCTGCATTTGGCCTCAAGAGGAGCTTTTCCAACAGTTCTTGTGCTGATGAGAGCCCAAGTAATAAAC AACCAAAACTTGAATCTTTCCTGGCAAAATGCAAATCTGATCCTGGAAAAAATCCTGTTACAAGCTTGAAATCTGAGGAAGAAGACAATGCCTTTCTCTTAGATTTCACTTCATTGGAAAAAGATGAGATTGTTACAAATGGAGACGAGAACAAAACAGAAAGTAATGATTTAGTTGAAGAAGAGTGTAAAGACATGGAAGGTGGAAGAATTGTGGTAAAAAGTGAGATTCTTGGATCTGATGAGGAAGAAATCATGCCATCAGAGAATGGGGATGGGACAACTGAAAATTCAATAAAAACTGAAGATAACCAAAAGGAAACATTATTGGTACAGGCATCTGAGCTTGTAAATGGAGATGATGGTAAATCAGAAGGCAATGAGGAGATGGGCAACACCCAGCAAAGCAGTGACtttgcaaataataacaatgaaaatgattcaCAGAAAACTGATGAAATAAGAATTCCTCAGTTATCCAGTAGTTCTTCCAAAAATCCTGGGTTAAAGAGTGGTCTTTCTCAATTTTCTAGGTCTCCATCAGTAACATCTCAAAGCTGTAAAAAGGCTCATAGTGCCACAGATAATTTCTTAAATAATCTTTTAGCAAAGAAATCGCAGAACAAATTTGTAAAAGAACCCAGCATACCTTCTACCAATGGATACAGACAAAATGCTGTGGATGTGAGAAAACCGGAAGATGAAGAAACATTTGAGGATGCAGACTTTGCAGAGGCCTGGGAAGATGAGCTTTATGAAGATAGTGCaccaggagaggaggaaaagaaacaagaggTTATTGTGTGCGAAGAGTATGATCCAAATGACTTTATAGCAAATAGAAAATCTAGAACAATTGAATTCAACATTGAAGATATTAGAAAGAAATTGAACATAAGTACTGATAAAGAAAACCCTGGAGAATTAGTCAGAAAGTTCCGAGCCAAGATTGCCCCAGGTGAAAATACGTCAGCGGAAGATGAGCTGAGGAAAGAGATCTCGAAAGACATGTTTGCAAAG aTGGAGATTTTGGGTCAGTTCAATTTGGGATTCATCATCGCCCGCTTTGGCTCAGACCTTTTCATAATTGACCAGCATGCAACTGACGAAAAGTACAACTTTGAAACTCTCCAGGCAACTTGCACAATTCAGAATCAGAGGCTTATTGTCCCACAGCAACTGGAACTGACAGCAGCTAATGAGACAGTCTTGTTAGATAACTTggagatatttttaaaaaatggatttgagtttAAGATTGATGAAGAGAAACCCATGGGACAGAGGGTAAGCCTAATTTCAATGCCCCATAGCCGAGGTTGGGAGTTTGGACGAGATGACATTGATGAATTGATATTCATGTTATCTGATGCTCCTGGGGTGATGTGTCGACCAACTCGGGTAAGGGCAATGTTTGCTTCAAGAGCTTGCCGCAAGTCCATTATGATTGGTACTGCATTAACAAAAGCACAGATGCAGAAGCTGGTTTGCCATATGGGTGAGATCGATCAGCCATGGAATTGTCCGCATGGTAGGCCAACAATGAGGCATTTGATAAATCTTGATATGGTCAGTGCATCCAGATGA
- the LOC125039477 gene encoding mismatch repair endonuclease PMS2-like isoform X2 gives MVQVLNSYCLISTGVRISCTNQSDKGKKSVVLSTNGHPTIKENISSVFGAKQVSSLMEFKQETASDDILSEYGMQCSSEDVKGNTLFTLEGFISSCEHGQGRSASDRQFYFINSRPCDPAKVTKVVNEVYHQYNRYQYPCVVLNIRLKEDDVDINVTPDKRQILVNNEKLLLATIKTSMIRLYGNIPNSFKMQNTSLNNSFTSSQSNIPSRASPSAGSPSNSRISALSQKFGRKSEGSPLSNFSPSQPSTPLSAFGLKRSFSNSSCADESPSNKQPKLESFLAKCKSDPGKNPVTSLKSEEEDNAFLLDFTSLEKDEIVTNGDENKTESNDLVEEECKDMEGGRIVVKSEILGSDEEEIMPSENGDGTTENSIKTEDNQKETLLVQASELVNGDDGKSEGNEEMGNTQQSSDFANNNNENDSQKTDEIRIPQLSSSSSKNPGLKSGLSQFSRSPSVTSQSCKKAHSATDNFLNNLLAKKSQNKFVKEPSIPSTNGYRQNAVDVRKPEDEETFEDADFAEAWEDELYEDSAPGEEEKKQEVIVCEEYDPNDFIANRKSRTIEFNIEDIRKKLNISTDKENPGELVRKFRAKIAPGENTSAEDELRKEISKDMFAKMEILGQFNLGFIIARFGSDLFIIDQHATDEKYNFETLQATCTIQNQRLIVPQQLELTAANETVLLDNLEIFLKNGFEFKIDEEKPMGQRVSLISMPHSRGWEFGRDDIDELIFMLSDAPGVMCRPTRVRAMFASRACRKSIMIGTALTKAQMQKLVCHMGEIDQPWNCPHGRPTMRHLINLDMVSASR, from the exons ATGGTACAGGTTCTGAATTCATACTGCCTTATATCTACTGGAGTCAG GATATCATGTACAAATCAGAGTGATAAGGGCAAGAAATCAGTTGTGCTCTCAACAAATGGACATCCAACTATAAAGGAGAACATCTCATCAGTATTTGGAGCTAAACAg GTTTCAAGCCTTATGGAATTCAAGCAGGAAACAGCATCAGATGACATTTTGTCTGAATATGGGATGCAGTGCTCTAGTGAAGATGTCAAAG GGAATACATTATTTACCCTGGAGGGATTCATTTCATCTTGTGAACATGGACAGGGACGTTCAGCCTCTGATCGCCAGTTCTATTTCATTAACTCTCGTCCATGTGATCCAGCAAAA GTCACCAAGGTAGTGAATGAGGTATATCATCAGTATAACCGCTACCAGTATCCTTGTGTTGTGCTCAACATTCGTTTGAAAGAGGATGACGTGGACATCAATGTGACTCCAGACAAGAGACAGATATTAGTCAATAATGAGAAGCTTTTACTTGCAACAATCAAG ACCTCAATGATTCGTCTCTATGGAAATATACCAAATTCTTTCAAAATGCAGAACACCTCTCTGAACAACTCTTTCACATCATCACAAAGTAATATCCCATCAAGAGCAAGCCCCAGTGCAGGGAGTCCTTCCAATAGTAGGATCTCAGCACTAAGCCAGAAGTTTGGTCGCAAATCTGAAGGATCTCCACTGTCAAACTTCTCCCCTTCGCAGCCTTCAACTCCACTTTCTGCATTTGGCCTCAAGAGGAGCTTTTCCAACAGTTCTTGTGCTGATGAGAGCCCAAGTAATAAAC AACCAAAACTTGAATCTTTCCTGGCAAAATGCAAATCTGATCCTGGAAAAAATCCTGTTACAAGCTTGAAATCTGAGGAAGAAGACAATGCCTTTCTCTTAGATTTCACTTCATTGGAAAAAGATGAGATTGTTACAAATGGAGACGAGAACAAAACAGAAAGTAATGATTTAGTTGAAGAAGAGTGTAAAGACATGGAAGGTGGAAGAATTGTGGTAAAAAGTGAGATTCTTGGATCTGATGAGGAAGAAATCATGCCATCAGAGAATGGGGATGGGACAACTGAAAATTCAATAAAAACTGAAGATAACCAAAAGGAAACATTATTGGTACAGGCATCTGAGCTTGTAAATGGAGATGATGGTAAATCAGAAGGCAATGAGGAGATGGGCAACACCCAGCAAAGCAGTGACtttgcaaataataacaatgaaaatgattcaCAGAAAACTGATGAAATAAGAATTCCTCAGTTATCCAGTAGTTCTTCCAAAAATCCTGGGTTAAAGAGTGGTCTTTCTCAATTTTCTAGGTCTCCATCAGTAACATCTCAAAGCTGTAAAAAGGCTCATAGTGCCACAGATAATTTCTTAAATAATCTTTTAGCAAAGAAATCGCAGAACAAATTTGTAAAAGAACCCAGCATACCTTCTACCAATGGATACAGACAAAATGCTGTGGATGTGAGAAAACCGGAAGATGAAGAAACATTTGAGGATGCAGACTTTGCAGAGGCCTGGGAAGATGAGCTTTATGAAGATAGTGCaccaggagaggaggaaaagaaacaagaggTTATTGTGTGCGAAGAGTATGATCCAAATGACTTTATAGCAAATAGAAAATCTAGAACAATTGAATTCAACATTGAAGATATTAGAAAGAAATTGAACATAAGTACTGATAAAGAAAACCCTGGAGAATTAGTCAGAAAGTTCCGAGCCAAGATTGCCCCAGGTGAAAATACGTCAGCGGAAGATGAGCTGAGGAAAGAGATCTCGAAAGACATGTTTGCAAAG aTGGAGATTTTGGGTCAGTTCAATTTGGGATTCATCATCGCCCGCTTTGGCTCAGACCTTTTCATAATTGACCAGCATGCAACTGACGAAAAGTACAACTTTGAAACTCTCCAGGCAACTTGCACAATTCAGAATCAGAGGCTTATTGTCCCACAGCAACTGGAACTGACAGCAGCTAATGAGACAGTCTTGTTAGATAACTTggagatatttttaaaaaatggatttgagtttAAGATTGATGAAGAGAAACCCATGGGACAGAGGGTAAGCCTAATTTCAATGCCCCATAGCCGAGGTTGGGAGTTTGGACGAGATGACATTGATGAATTGATATTCATGTTATCTGATGCTCCTGGGGTGATGTGTCGACCAACTCGGGTAAGGGCAATGTTTGCTTCAAGAGCTTGCCGCAAGTCCATTATGATTGGTACTGCATTAACAAAAGCACAGATGCAGAAGCTGGTTTGCCATATGGGTGAGATCGATCAGCCATGGAATTGTCCGCATGGTAGGCCAACAATGAGGCATTTGATAAATCTTGATATGGTCAGTGCATCCAGATGA